The proteins below come from a single Prochlorococcus marinus CUG1415 genomic window:
- a CDS encoding phosphoribulokinase — translation MSKRHPVVAVTGSSGAGTSTVKRAFEHIFAREDIVPAVVEGDSYHRFERMPMKKAMAEALSKGENFSHFGPEANLFDKLEELFKIYGETGGGKKRYYLHSPEEAEEHNTRLGTSLEPGQFTPWEDIPEGTDVLFYEGLHGGVEGDGYNVASYADLLVGVVPITNLEWIQKIHRDNAERGYSAETIVDTILRRMPDYINHICPQFSKTDINFQRIPTIDTSNPFICRNIPTPDESFVIIHFRKGAREKWGIDFQYLLGMIHDSFMSSPTSIVVNGGKMGFAMELILTPIIHKMIEEKNKG, via the coding sequence ATGTCAAAACGTCATCCAGTAGTCGCTGTAACAGGATCTTCAGGAGCAGGAACAAGTACAGTAAAAAGAGCCTTTGAGCATATTTTTGCCAGAGAAGATATTGTTCCCGCAGTTGTAGAAGGTGATAGTTACCATAGGTTTGAAAGAATGCCTATGAAAAAAGCTATGGCAGAGGCTCTTTCAAAAGGTGAAAATTTTTCTCACTTCGGTCCAGAGGCTAATCTTTTTGACAAGCTAGAAGAACTTTTTAAAATCTATGGTGAAACTGGAGGAGGGAAGAAAAGATATTATTTACATAGTCCGGAAGAAGCGGAAGAACATAATACAAGACTTGGTACATCCCTAGAACCAGGGCAATTTACTCCATGGGAAGATATTCCTGAGGGAACAGACGTACTTTTTTATGAAGGTTTACATGGCGGAGTAGAAGGTGATGGATACAATGTGGCATCTTATGCTGATTTGCTTGTTGGAGTTGTTCCGATAACAAATTTAGAGTGGATTCAAAAAATCCATAGAGATAATGCAGAAAGAGGTTACTCCGCTGAAACCATTGTTGATACTATATTGAGAAGAATGCCTGATTATATAAATCATATTTGTCCACAATTCAGTAAAACCGATATAAATTTCCAAAGAATTCCCACAATTGACACTTCCAATCCTTTCATATGCAGGAATATTCCAACTCCTGATGAAAGCTTTGTGATCATACATTTCAGAAAAGGGGCAAGAGAGAAATGGGGAATTGATTTTCAGTACTTGCTTGGAATGATTCACGATTCATTTATGTCAAGTCCAACAAGCATCGTTGTAAATGGTGGGAAAATGGGTTTCGCAATGGAACTTATTCTTACTCCAATAATTCATAAAATGATTGAGGAGAAAAACAAAGGATGA
- the leuB gene encoding 3-isopropylmalate dehydrogenase, which yields MKKYKIVLLSGDGIGPEISEVSKKVLIKLSKKHNFDIEIIENLFGGIAYEKYGDPAPDETLDQCKKSDAVLLACVGDIKYDSLARELRPESGLLKLRSALNLFANIRPVKIRKSLIDASTLKKEIVENVDLIVVRELIGGIYFGNPRGHITNTKIPKAFNTMVYDSAEIERITEIAIKIANQRNKKICSVDKSNVLEVSQLWRDTVLNITSKDKNISLCNMYVDNAAMQLVRDPGQFDVILTSNLFGDILSDLAAMLTGSIGMLPSASLNNNGPGVFEPVHGSAPDIAGKNIANPIAMLLSASMMLKIGLNEEEASENLETAIDKVLSKGFRTADLGDGSSEVLSCSEIGDKIIDEI from the coding sequence ATGAAGAAATATAAGATTGTTTTATTGTCAGGTGACGGAATTGGACCAGAGATTTCAGAAGTTTCAAAAAAAGTTTTAATAAAGCTTTCAAAAAAACATAATTTCGATATTGAGATCATTGAAAATTTATTTGGAGGGATAGCTTATGAAAAATATGGGGATCCTGCTCCAGATGAAACGCTAGATCAATGCAAGAAAAGTGATGCAGTACTTTTAGCTTGTGTTGGAGATATTAAATATGACTCCCTTGCAAGAGAATTAAGACCAGAAAGTGGTTTACTTAAGTTAAGATCGGCCCTAAACCTTTTCGCAAATATCAGACCTGTCAAAATAAGAAAATCTCTTATAGATGCAAGTACATTAAAAAAAGAAATCGTTGAGAATGTAGATCTGATTGTTGTAAGAGAATTAATAGGCGGTATTTATTTCGGAAACCCAAGAGGACATATAACAAATACAAAAATCCCAAAAGCTTTCAACACGATGGTTTATGATTCGGCCGAAATAGAAAGAATAACTGAAATAGCAATAAAAATTGCTAACCAAAGAAATAAAAAAATATGTTCTGTGGATAAATCAAACGTTCTGGAGGTTAGTCAATTGTGGAGAGATACAGTTTTAAATATCACCTCAAAAGATAAAAATATATCTTTATGCAATATGTACGTTGATAATGCAGCAATGCAATTAGTCAGAGATCCCGGTCAATTTGATGTGATTTTAACAAGTAATTTATTTGGCGATATTTTAAGCGATTTAGCCGCAATGTTAACTGGTTCTATTGGTATGCTTCCATCTGCATCTCTAAACAATAATGGGCCAGGAGTTTTTGAACCTGTTCATGGTTCAGCTCCGGATATAGCTGGTAAGAACATAGCAAATCCTATTGCAATGCTTTTATCCGCTTCAATGATGTTAAAAATTGGATTAAATGAAGAAGAAGCCTCAGAAAATTTAGAAACTGCTATTGATAAAGTTTTATCAAAAGGATTTAGAACAGCAGATTTAGGTGATGGATCTTCCGAAGTATTATCTTGCAGTGAAATCGGAGATAAAATAATAGATGAAATTTAA
- the lpxD gene encoding UDP-3-O-(3-hydroxymyristoyl)glucosamine N-acyltransferase: MLLSDLVDLIKKGNSNFISANIVKDLNIEDAASLDEASNYQISFLEENNILKEKLDQTKASAIITSNNNEIVSALNKLNISNIIVKNPRIAFAEVLNYLYKTCNFKPGIHASAVIDKTAIIGADCHIGPNVYIGENTVIGDNNHIFPGSSILGNVRIGDNNIIHPNCVIYENTTLKNNCVINSNSVIGSEGFGFIPKDGKWVKMPQKGSVKIMSFVEIGTNCCIDRPAVGVTFIDEGTKLDNLVQIGHGVKIGKNCAFAAQVGIAGGAKIGDGVILAGQVGVNNRVKVGNNVIASSKCGIHCDIDDGKVISGFPAMDNKSWLRSSSIFKKLPELAKKLRQLYKQ, encoded by the coding sequence ATGCTTTTAAGTGACTTAGTTGATCTAATTAAAAAAGGAAATTCAAATTTCATTAGTGCCAATATTGTTAAAGATTTAAATATAGAGGATGCTGCTTCTTTAGATGAAGCAAGTAATTATCAAATATCTTTTTTAGAAGAAAATAATATCCTTAAAGAAAAATTAGATCAAACCAAAGCATCAGCAATAATAACTTCCAACAATAATGAAATAGTTAGTGCTCTAAATAAACTAAATATTTCAAACATAATAGTTAAAAATCCAAGAATTGCATTTGCAGAAGTACTGAATTATTTATATAAAACTTGCAACTTTAAACCAGGAATTCATGCTTCAGCCGTTATAGATAAAACAGCAATAATTGGAGCAGATTGCCATATTGGACCTAATGTTTACATAGGAGAAAATACTGTAATTGGTGACAATAATCATATTTTCCCTGGATCATCAATTTTAGGCAATGTTCGAATAGGAGATAATAATATAATTCATCCAAATTGTGTAATTTACGAAAACACCACTCTAAAAAATAATTGTGTAATTAATTCAAATTCGGTTATTGGATCAGAGGGATTTGGTTTTATTCCTAAAGATGGCAAATGGGTAAAGATGCCTCAAAAAGGTAGTGTAAAAATAATGAGTTTTGTAGAAATTGGAACGAATTGTTGCATTGATAGACCAGCAGTGGGGGTTACTTTTATTGATGAAGGAACAAAGTTGGATAATTTAGTACAAATAGGCCATGGAGTTAAAATTGGCAAGAATTGTGCATTTGCTGCTCAAGTTGGTATCGCTGGGGGAGCAAAAATTGGAGATGGGGTTATTTTAGCCGGACAAGTAGGAGTAAATAATAGAGTAAAAGTTGGAAATAATGTCATAGCGAGTTCAAAATGCGGGATCCATTGTGACATAGATGATGGCAAGGTAATTAGTGGTTTCCCCGCGATGGATAATAAATCATGGCTAAGGAGTTCAAGTATTTTTAAAAAATTACCCGAATTAGCAAAAAAACTTAGACAATTATACAAACAATAA